The following coding sequences are from one Paenibacillus tundrae window:
- a CDS encoding immunity 26/phosphotriesterase HocA family protein → MGRKSYNEGDIFLIPMHDGRLAVCQVVSALRGRFKKAFSFGVMSIQHDETVSFEDREFLVYPYMQRKNSVIFTSPAYLKDGTWSIIGNIPLTPAKKELQVFQCAGHLYDGDEYIRNLSPTEYSQYITLGVAGFELVQNHLLEMKQ, encoded by the coding sequence ATGGGAAGAAAAAGCTATAATGAGGGCGATATTTTTCTGATCCCGATGCATGATGGCCGTTTGGCTGTATGTCAGGTCGTAAGTGCATTGAGAGGCCGCTTCAAAAAGGCATTTTCATTCGGCGTGATGAGCATTCAGCATGACGAAACTGTAAGCTTTGAAGATCGCGAATTTCTTGTCTATCCTTATATGCAGCGAAAGAATAGCGTGATCTTCACGTCACCGGCATATCTCAAAGATGGAACATGGAGTATTATCGGTAACATCCCATTAACGCCAGCGAAAAAAGAACTGCAAGTATTTCAATGTGCGGGGCATTTGTACGATGGAGATGAGTATATCCGCAATCTCTCGCCGACAGAATACAGTCAGTATATTACGCTCGGCGTGGCAGGGTTTGAGTTGGTACAGAACCATTTATTAGAGATGAAACAGTAA
- the purM gene encoding phosphoribosylformylglycinamidine cyclo-ligase produces MSEAYKNAGVDIAAGNEAVERMKKHVKRTFRPEVMTDLGGFGALFGLNKDKYDEPVLVSGTDGVGTKLKIAFAMDRHDTIGIDAVAMCVNDIVVQGAEPLFFLDYLACDKVIPEKIEAIVAGIAEGCHQSGCALIGGETAEMPGMYSEGEYDIAGFTVGIVDKAKIINGTTIAPGDTVIGLASSGVHSNGFSLVRKLLLEQAGLSLQDEVQELGGKLGDALLEPTKIYVKPLLSLLENVKVKGMAHITGGGFIENIPRMLPSNVNVDIDYGSWPILPIFNLLQEKGNVTNRDMFTTFNMGIGLVLVVNEADAAEALQQLKSSGEEAYIIGRVTEGDVRVTFTGADV; encoded by the coding sequence GTGTCAGAAGCATACAAAAACGCCGGCGTCGATATCGCGGCAGGCAACGAAGCGGTAGAACGGATGAAAAAGCATGTGAAACGTACCTTCCGTCCGGAAGTCATGACAGACCTGGGTGGATTCGGTGCTCTGTTCGGCTTGAACAAGGACAAGTATGATGAGCCGGTACTTGTTTCCGGTACAGACGGCGTAGGAACGAAGCTGAAAATCGCGTTTGCTATGGATCGCCACGATACGATTGGAATTGACGCGGTAGCCATGTGTGTGAATGATATTGTCGTACAGGGCGCAGAGCCATTGTTTTTCCTCGACTATCTGGCATGTGACAAAGTCATTCCAGAGAAGATTGAAGCGATTGTTGCGGGGATTGCAGAAGGCTGTCATCAGTCCGGCTGTGCACTGATTGGTGGCGAAACGGCTGAAATGCCGGGGATGTACAGTGAAGGTGAGTACGATATTGCCGGATTTACCGTAGGTATTGTGGATAAAGCAAAAATCATCAACGGTACAACCATCGCTCCTGGCGATACGGTGATTGGACTTGCATCCAGTGGTGTACACAGTAACGGCTTCTCCTTGGTACGTAAGTTGCTGTTGGAGCAAGCTGGACTGAGTTTGCAGGACGAAGTGCAGGAGCTCGGTGGTAAGCTGGGCGATGCGCTGTTGGAACCTACGAAGATTTATGTGAAGCCATTGTTGTCCTTGCTGGAGAATGTAAAGGTAAAAGGTATGGCTCACATCACTGGTGGTGGATTTATTGAGAACATCCCACGGATGTTGCCAAGTAACGTAAACGTGGATATCGACTACGGCTCATGGCCAATCCTGCCGATCTTCAACCTGTTACAAGAGAAGGGCAATGTCACTAACCGTGATATGTTCACAACATTTAACATGGGGATCGGTCTTGTGCTGGTTGTTAATGAAGCTGATGCCGCGGAAGCTCTGCAACAACTGAAATCATCTGGTGAAGAAGCGTACATCATTGGCCGTGTTACCGAAGGAGATGTGCGAGTAACCTTCACAGGAGCGGATGTTTAA
- the purN gene encoding phosphoribosylglycinamide formyltransferase — protein MTNYRIAVFASGEGSNFQSLVDAVRNGGLNASVELLVCDKPAARVVQRAQDAGVDCHLFTPKNYDSREAYEKEIVEVLETKNIDLVVLAGYMRLLTSVVVDRYAGRLINIHPSLLPAFPGKDAVGQAIEYGVKITGVTVHFVDGGMDTGPIIAQHPVPVLLGDTAETISRSIHAAEQQLYPEVVSWFAQGLIQLNGRHVTVNKPV, from the coding sequence ATGACGAATTACCGGATTGCTGTATTTGCCTCGGGTGAAGGGAGTAACTTTCAGTCATTGGTCGATGCAGTGCGGAACGGGGGGCTGAATGCATCCGTTGAACTGCTGGTCTGTGACAAACCTGCTGCACGTGTCGTGCAGCGGGCACAGGATGCTGGCGTGGATTGCCATCTCTTCACCCCGAAGAATTATGATTCACGAGAAGCCTACGAGAAAGAGATCGTTGAAGTGTTAGAAACGAAAAATATAGATCTGGTCGTTCTTGCCGGATATATGCGTTTGCTCACTTCAGTCGTGGTGGATCGGTATGCAGGACGATTGATTAATATCCATCCCTCTCTTCTTCCAGCGTTCCCTGGCAAAGATGCTGTCGGGCAAGCAATAGAATACGGTGTGAAGATTACAGGTGTGACTGTTCATTTTGTGGATGGAGGTATGGATACAGGGCCTATTATTGCCCAGCATCCAGTACCGGTTTTGCTCGGGGATACGGCGGAAACGATCAGTCGTTCTATCCACGCTGCCGAACAACAGTTGTATCCAGAAGTTGTCTCTTGGTTCGCTCAAGGTCTGATCCAATTAAACGGACGCCACGTTACCGTTAACAAACCGGTTTGA